CGGCGAGGTCACCGAGGGCGAGTGGGACGCCGCCGAGCGCCTGGTCGAGCAGAAGTTCCTCACGGAGGCCTGGATGCGGCGCGTGCCGTGACCGGCGGCGCGGTGAGCGGCATGAGCGGGGCGGCCGAGGGCAACCTGAAGATCGAGTGGATCGCGAGCTTCCTCGCCGTCGTCGACCACGGCGGCTTCGCGGCCGCCGCGACGCACACCTTCCGCTCCCAGCCCCGCATCAGCGCGCACATCGGCGACCTCGAACGCTCCCTCGGCGCCGAGCTCTTCGACCGGAAGGGGCGGCCGGTGCGCCTCACGGAGGCCGGGATCGCCTTCCTCGGGCATGCGCGCGCCCTGCTGCGCGAGGTCGACGCGGCGCGCTCGTCGGTGCAGGCCGTGCTCGGCGTGCTGCGCGGGCGCGTCAAGCTCGGCACCTTCCCGAGCGCGGGCGCCGCCTTCGTGCCCGACCTCCTCACCACGTTCCGCACGCAGCACCCGCAGGTCGCGGTGTCGCTCGTCGAGGGCACGCCGGCCGAGCTCGTCGAGGCGCTCGGCTCGGGCGAGGCCGACATCGCGCTGCGCCCCCTGAGCCCTCCGCCGGCCGAGAGCTCGATCCGCTATCAGACCCTCTGGGAGGAACCGCTCGTGGCCCTCGTGCCCGAGGAGTCGCCGATGGCCGCGGCGACGTTCCTCTCGCTCAGGGAGATCGCGCAGGA
The genomic region above belongs to Leucobacter muris and contains:
- a CDS encoding LysR family transcriptional regulator — translated: MTGGAVSGMSGAAEGNLKIEWIASFLAVVDHGGFAAAATHTFRSQPRISAHIGDLERSLGAELFDRKGRPVRLTEAGIAFLGHARALLREVDAARSSVQAVLGVLRGRVKLGTFPSAGAAFVPDLLTTFRTQHPQVAVSLVEGTPAELVEALGSGEADIALRPLSPPPAESSIRYQTLWEEPLVALVPEESPMAAATFLSLREIAQEPLVTYGGARKEGGESLDEVSRALTAASVHASIAYRSNDPQTLVNLTRARLGIGLTNLLSASVTDTAGLAVVPILESGNRRQVGVFWDSAHAMQPATRALMHLITQFPVPQAIAQYQRRGFTTTQSRTFEDAEPTG